A stretch of Triticum aestivum cultivar Chinese Spring chromosome 1D, IWGSC CS RefSeq v2.1, whole genome shotgun sequence DNA encodes these proteins:
- the LOC123182376 gene encoding vegetative cell wall protein gp1, with product MEDLLDAEIGKNDYDWLLTPPGTPRVPALEVAQKIPSSNILPKRTLTRSSSTTRASRLSVSQTENGHSAVPARPARSNSVTRPSIQSTLMSSNNRTAVLNASISSVSSRPTTPSRRSSTIAAPKQLVPASRPVPARSSTPVKPRPSTPSKTRPSTPVKTHQATSNSATDVAAARTTATQSSRPSTPNSRSRIMLNSSSGSIPAMSRPSPSVGIIPATSRPGASSSNGHGTSHPTSLSSGTVPSVSRSSSRSSTPTRQPAVRSSTPAMGRSPSFGRTSSSNSLTTSMNRPAASSGRSSAPSSAPSSRPSSPGPRPRAPVRSHDIPSSAPASRPSSPGPRPRAPVRPHDTPSSAPSSRPSSPSPRPRAPVRPLDIPDFPNETPPNLRTKLPERPLSAGRSRPGMASGIRSNPHAEQLAASAPAKKLSVPAASRNKFSDPPSKAPSRSNGHQNRQSERSVVDSQATRTARTGAVAGDNGFGRTISKNSLDMAIKHMDIRQNLGGIRGASLFPHSIRSSTGKVRPVRMSDPGHLTSNSDHRHYADNGSANGHFFSSDSYGALSRNGGSSTDSPDRGSFETKETSLSELDIYGSSRYEAMLLRGEDVRNTSWLHGGFDDDKPDQSPLFDHRFEPLPEPFSPF from the exons GCTTCTTACTCCGCCTGGGACGCCCCGTGTTCCTGCTCTGGAGGTTGCTCAGAAAATACCATCCTCAAATATATTACCTAAGCGCACCCTCACTAGATCTTCCTCAACTACAAGAGCATCAAGG CTTTCGGTGTCTCAAACAGAGAATGGACATTCTGCAGTTCCCGCTAGACCAGCAAGAAGTAACTCTGTAACCCGCCCTTCTATCCAATCAACTCTCATGTCAAGCAATAACAGGACAGCGGTTCTCAACGCGAGTATTTCATCTGTCAGTTCAAGACCTACAACCCCAAGTAGGCGAAGCAGCACCATTGCTGCGCCAAAACAATTGGTGCCAGCTTCACGTCCAGTTCCAGCAAGGTCATCTACTCCTGTTAAACCTCGTCCATCTACACCATCCAAAACTCGCCCGTCTACTCCTGTGAAAACTCATCAAGCAACATCCAACTCTGCAACTGACGTAGCTGCTGCCAGGACCACAGCCACCCAAAGTTCGAGGCCATCGACTCCAAATTCTCGGTCTCGAATTATGTTGAATTCATCTTCAGGGTCTATTCCTGCAATGAGCCGCCCAAGCCCATCCGTAGGTATCATTCCTGCAACGAGCCGCCCAGGCGCTTCCTCAAGTAATGGTCATGGGACAAGTCATCCCACCTCATTGTCTTCTGGTACAGTTCCTTCAGTGAGTCGCTCCAGCTCACGATCATCTACACCTACACGTCAGCCTGCAGTGCGTTCATCGACCCCAGCTATGGGCCGTTCGCCTTCTTTTGGACGCACTTCTAGTAGCAATAGCTTGACGACATCTATGAACCGACCTGCAGCTAGTAGTGGCCGAAGTTCAGCACCGTCATCAGCTCCATCATCCCGTCCAAGTTCCCCAGGTCCACGACCCCGAGCTCCAGTGCGCTCACATGACATTCCTTCATCGGCTCCAGCATCTCGTCCAAGTTCCCCAGGTCCACGACCACGAGCTCCAGTGCGGCCACATGATACCCCTTCATCAGCTCCTTCATCTCGTCCAAGCTCCCCAAGTCCACGGCCCCGAGCTCCGGTGCGGCCACTTGATATCCCTGATTTCCCAAATGAAACGCCACCAAACCTAAGGACAAAGCTACCTGAGCGACCACTATCTGCTGGTAGATCACGCCCGGGAATGGCTTCAGGAATAAGATCAAACCCACATGCTGAACAGTTAGCTGCCTCGGCTCCAGCAAAAAAGCTCTCCGTGCCTGCTGCAAGTCGTAATAAGTTTTCTGATCCACCATCAAAGGCGCCTTCTCGCTCAAATGGACACCAAAATAGGCAGTCTGAAAGGTCCGTTGTTGACAGTCAAGCTACTAGGACTGCACGGACTGGTGCAGTTGCAGGAGATAATGGATTTGGGAGGACAATTTCAAAGAATTCACTTGACATGGCAATCAAGCACATG GACATTCGGCAGAACTTGGGTGGCATCCGTGGGGCATCCCTGTTTCCGCACAGCATCCGCTCAAGCACCGGCAAGGTCCGTCCGGTCCGAATGTCTGACCCCGGGCATCTCACCTCGAACAGTGACCACCGGCACTACGCGGACAACGGCAGCGCCAACGGGCACTTCTTCTCCAGCGACTCCTATGGAGCCCTGTCTCGCAACGGGGGCAGCTCAACCGACTCGCCGGACCGGGGGAGCTTCGAGACCAAGGAGACGTCCCTGAGCGAGCTGGACATCTACGGCAGCTCGCGGTACGAGGCGATGCTGCTGAGGGGGGAGGACGTGAGGAACACGAGCTGGCTGCACGGCGGGTTCGACGACGACAAGCCTGACCAGAGCCCCCTGTTCGACCACCGGTTCGAGCCGCTCCCGGAGCCCTTCAGCCCCTTCTGA